The following coding sequences lie in one Saccharopolyspora hordei genomic window:
- a CDS encoding DUF397 domain-containing protein: protein MANITDWRTSTRTQGQGQCVEVGFGVGCVGVRDTKNRAAGQITVATQRWREFVSSLKHGCFDTV from the coding sequence ATGGCGAACATCACCGACTGGCGCACCAGCACGCGGACCCAGGGGCAGGGCCAGTGCGTCGAGGTCGGCTTCGGGGTCGGTTGCGTCGGGGTCCGGGACACCAAGAACCGGGCCGCCGGACAGATCACCGTTGCCACGCAGCGCTGGCGGGAGTTCGTCAGCAGCCTCAAGCACGGCTGCTTCGACACCGTCTGA
- a CDS encoding TSUP family transporter → MFTEWFELALLVVVGFLSGAVNAVAGGGSLLVFPALLATGMSPLVANVTNSVAQGPGFVGAAVGQRDDLKGAPRRLWLTSAAAVLGSALGCVLLMVLPGKVFDAVVPALVGLSAVLMAFQNTIRTWLGSPAEGAPDRTVVLTVGIFLASIYGGYFGGARSVILIAILVLAATDSMRRLNALKSWLGMIGSAVTLVVYALIAPVDWLAVLMLVPTTLLGGFVGGKVAQKLPANLLRYLVVVIAAGVAVYMVLD, encoded by the coding sequence GTGTTCACCGAATGGTTCGAGCTGGCCCTGCTGGTCGTGGTCGGGTTCCTCTCCGGCGCGGTCAACGCGGTGGCCGGCGGCGGCTCCCTGCTGGTCTTCCCGGCGCTGCTGGCCACCGGGATGTCCCCGCTCGTCGCCAACGTGACCAACTCGGTGGCCCAGGGGCCCGGCTTCGTCGGCGCCGCCGTCGGCCAGCGCGACGACCTCAAGGGCGCCCCGCGGCGGCTGTGGCTGACCTCGGCCGCGGCGGTGCTCGGCTCGGCGCTGGGCTGCGTGCTGCTCATGGTCCTGCCGGGCAAGGTCTTCGACGCCGTGGTGCCCGCGCTGGTCGGGCTGTCCGCGGTGCTCATGGCCTTCCAGAACACCATCCGCACCTGGCTCGGCTCGCCCGCCGAAGGCGCCCCGGACCGCACGGTCGTGCTCACCGTCGGGATCTTCCTCGCCTCGATCTACGGCGGCTACTTCGGCGGAGCGCGCAGCGTCATCCTCATCGCGATCCTGGTGCTCGCCGCCACCGACTCCATGCGGCGGTTGAACGCGCTCAAGAGCTGGCTCGGCATGATCGGCAGCGCGGTGACCCTCGTCGTCTACGCGCTCATCGCGCCGGTCGACTGGCTCGCGGTGCTGATGCTGGTGCCCACCACGCTGCTCGGCGGGTTCGTGGGCGGCAAGGTCGCCCAGAAGCTGCCGGCGAACCTGCTGCGGTACCTGGTGGTGGTCATCGCCGCAGGTGTCGCGGTCTACATGGTGCTGGACTGA
- a CDS encoding carotenoid oxygenase family protein codes for MSNPFTQGNYAPVRQEVTCTDLPVVGRIPEHLDGRYLRNGPNPSAEIDPEAYHWFMGDGMVHGIRLRDGRAEWYRNRWVRSPQVSRNLGEPLRPRNPRAGLDLLGANTNVIGHAGRTLALVEGGGANYELTEELDTVGPCDFDGTLPGGYTAHPKRDPDTGELHAVSYFFGRGNAVQYSVIGVDGRARRTVDVEVGGSPMMHDFSLTERYVVLYDLPVTFDAQLATATVTPRWLRRPAQLVLSALIGRVRVPDPVAARMARTTPANSGFPYRWNPRYPARIGVLPRDGGPRDVRWFDVGPCYVFHPLNAYDTEDGVVLDVVRHAKVFDTELHGPSEGAPTLDRWTVDFRRGEVREARLDDRDQEFPRVDERRLGKRHRYGYSVGGDTLFKHDLVTGGTATRRFGAGHQVGEFVFEPNSPDSAEDDGILMGLRYSAAEHRSDLVLLDAETLETVAEVQLPDRVPNGFHGNWVPTGS; via the coding sequence ATGAGCAACCCGTTCACGCAAGGCAACTACGCGCCGGTCCGGCAGGAGGTCACCTGCACCGACCTCCCGGTGGTCGGCCGGATCCCCGAGCACCTCGACGGCCGGTACCTGCGCAACGGCCCGAACCCGAGCGCCGAGATCGACCCCGAGGCCTACCACTGGTTCATGGGCGACGGGATGGTGCACGGCATCCGGCTCCGCGACGGGCGGGCGGAGTGGTACCGCAACCGCTGGGTCCGCTCACCGCAGGTGAGCCGGAACCTCGGCGAACCGCTGCGGCCCCGCAACCCGCGCGCCGGGCTGGACCTGCTCGGCGCGAACACCAACGTCATCGGGCACGCCGGCCGCACGCTCGCCCTGGTCGAGGGCGGCGGGGCGAACTACGAGCTGACCGAGGAGCTCGACACCGTGGGGCCGTGCGACTTCGACGGCACGCTGCCCGGAGGCTACACCGCGCACCCGAAGCGGGACCCGGACACCGGGGAGCTGCACGCCGTGTCGTACTTCTTCGGCCGGGGGAACGCGGTGCAGTACTCGGTGATCGGCGTGGACGGCCGGGCCCGGCGCACCGTGGACGTCGAGGTCGGCGGCAGCCCGATGATGCACGACTTCTCGCTCACCGAGCGGTACGTGGTGCTCTACGACCTGCCGGTCACCTTCGACGCGCAGCTGGCCACCGCGACGGTCACCCCGCGCTGGCTGCGCCGCCCGGCCCAGCTGGTGCTGTCCGCGCTCATCGGCCGCGTCCGGGTCCCGGACCCGGTCGCCGCCCGGATGGCCCGCACCACCCCGGCGAACTCCGGGTTCCCGTACCGCTGGAACCCGCGCTACCCGGCGCGGATCGGCGTGCTGCCGCGCGACGGCGGTCCGCGGGACGTGCGCTGGTTCGACGTCGGGCCCTGCTACGTCTTCCACCCGCTCAACGCCTACGACACCGAGGACGGCGTGGTCCTGGACGTGGTGCGGCACGCGAAGGTCTTCGACACCGAGCTGCACGGACCGTCGGAGGGTGCGCCGACGCTGGACCGCTGGACGGTGGACTTCCGGCGCGGCGAGGTCCGCGAGGCACGGCTGGACGACCGCGACCAGGAGTTCCCGCGCGTGGACGAGCGCCGGCTCGGCAAGCGGCACCGCTACGGCTACTCGGTCGGCGGCGACACCCTGTTCAAGCACGACCTGGTGACCGGCGGGACCGCGACCCGGCGGTTCGGCGCGGGCCACCAGGTCGGCGAGTTCGTCTTCGAGCCGAACAGCCCGGACTCGGCCGAGGACGACGGGATCCTCATGGGCCTGCGCTACTCGGCGGCCGAGCACCGCAGCGACCTGGTGCTGCTGGACGCCGAGACCCTGGAGACGGTGGCGGAGGTCCAGCTGCCGGACCGGGTGCCCAACGGCTTCCACGGCAACTGGGTGCCGACCGGCTCCTGA
- a CDS encoding pyruvate dehydrogenase, translating into MPTVADQIIEVLVQAGVRRVYGIVGDSLNPVVDAVRRTDGIEWVHMRHEEAAAFAAGAEAQMTGRLAVCAGSCGPGNLHLINGLFDAHRSGAPVLALASHIPSAQIGTGFFQETHPEELFNECSHFCELLSQPEQMPRLLRTAIQTATGRRGASVLVLPGDVAEKPAPSSGGLGTIESEPPTLVPSQEQVLALAEKLNRAERPMLFCGAGTRGAHDEVMELAARVNAPVGHALRGKEWIQYDNPFDVGMSGLLGYGACHDAMHRADLVVLLGTDFPYDNFLPQANTVQVDIEPTHLGRRTVLDLAVHGDVAETIRAVLPHVEQKQDRSFLDRMLREHAGQLERVVEAYTRNVETQVPIHPEYVADVLDDLAADDAVFTVDTGMCNVWAARYITPNGWRRVLGSFVHGSMANALPQAIGAQIAEPERQVISMSGDGGLAMLLGDLLSLRTHRLPVKVVVFNNSSLGMVKLEMLVDGLPDFGTDHEHVDFAAIAAAAGIHSVRVEKPAEVREALADALRRPGPALVDVVTDPNALSIPPRITGDQVKGFALAVSRTVLSGGVGKMIQLARSNLRNVPRP; encoded by the coding sequence ATGCCCACTGTCGCCGACCAGATCATCGAAGTGCTCGTGCAGGCCGGCGTCCGGCGCGTCTACGGCATCGTCGGCGACAGCCTCAACCCGGTGGTGGACGCCGTGCGGCGCACCGACGGCATCGAGTGGGTGCACATGCGCCACGAGGAGGCCGCGGCCTTCGCGGCGGGCGCCGAAGCGCAGATGACCGGACGGCTCGCGGTCTGCGCGGGCAGCTGCGGACCGGGCAACCTGCACCTGATCAACGGCCTGTTCGACGCGCACCGCAGCGGGGCGCCCGTGCTGGCGCTGGCCTCGCACATCCCGTCCGCGCAGATCGGCACCGGGTTCTTCCAGGAGACCCACCCCGAGGAGCTGTTCAACGAGTGCAGCCACTTCTGCGAGCTGCTCTCCCAGCCGGAGCAGATGCCGCGGCTGCTGCGCACCGCCATCCAGACCGCGACCGGCCGCCGCGGCGCGTCCGTGCTGGTGCTGCCCGGCGACGTCGCCGAGAAGCCGGCGCCCTCCTCCGGCGGCCTCGGGACCATCGAGTCCGAGCCGCCCACGCTCGTGCCCTCGCAGGAGCAGGTGCTGGCGCTGGCGGAGAAGCTGAACCGGGCCGAGCGGCCGATGCTGTTCTGCGGGGCGGGCACGCGCGGGGCGCACGACGAGGTCATGGAGCTGGCCGCGCGGGTCAACGCGCCCGTCGGGCACGCGCTGCGCGGCAAGGAGTGGATCCAGTACGACAACCCCTTCGACGTGGGCATGAGCGGCCTGCTCGGCTACGGCGCCTGCCACGACGCGATGCACCGCGCCGACCTCGTCGTGCTGCTGGGCACGGACTTCCCGTACGACAACTTCCTGCCGCAGGCCAACACGGTGCAGGTGGACATCGAACCGACGCACCTGGGGCGGCGGACGGTGCTCGACCTGGCCGTGCACGGCGACGTCGCCGAGACCATCCGCGCGGTGCTGCCGCACGTCGAGCAGAAGCAGGACCGCAGCTTCCTGGACCGGATGCTGCGCGAGCACGCCGGTCAGCTGGAGCGCGTCGTCGAGGCCTACACCCGCAACGTCGAGACGCAGGTGCCGATCCACCCGGAGTACGTCGCCGACGTGCTCGACGACCTCGCCGCGGACGACGCGGTGTTCACAGTGGACACCGGGATGTGCAACGTGTGGGCGGCCCGCTACATCACGCCGAACGGGTGGCGCCGGGTGCTGGGGTCGTTCGTGCACGGGTCGATGGCCAACGCGCTGCCGCAGGCCATCGGCGCGCAGATCGCCGAACCGGAGCGCCAGGTCATCTCGATGTCCGGCGACGGCGGGCTGGCCATGCTCCTGGGCGACCTGCTGAGCCTGCGCACCCACCGGCTGCCGGTGAAGGTCGTGGTGTTCAACAACTCCTCGCTGGGCATGGTGAAGCTGGAGATGCTCGTCGACGGGCTGCCGGACTTCGGCACCGACCACGAGCACGTCGACTTCGCCGCGATCGCCGCGGCGGCGGGCATCCACTCGGTGCGCGTGGAGAAGCCGGCCGAGGTGCGTGAGGCGCTGGCCGACGCGCTGCGGCGCCCGGGGCCCGCGCTGGTGGACGTGGTGACCGACCCGAACGCGCTGTCCATCCCGCCGCGGATCACCGGTGACCAGGTGAAGGGCTTCGCGCTGGCGGTGAGCCGGACGGTGCTGTCCGGCGGTGTCGGCAAGATGATCCAGCTCGCCCGCAGCAACCTGCGCAACGTGCCGCGCCCGTGA
- the bcp gene encoding thioredoxin-dependent thiol peroxidase, with protein sequence MSEQNRLAVGDAAPEFSLPDADGKTVSLSDYRGRSVVVYFYPAASTPGCTKEACDFRDSLAALNDAGFDVVGISPDKPAKLATFRDAQGLTFPLLADEDKSVMTAWGAFGEKKNYGRVVQGVIRSTFVVDPEGKIAKALYNVKATGHVERLRKDLGV encoded by the coding sequence ATGAGCGAACAGAACCGACTCGCCGTCGGCGACGCGGCGCCGGAGTTCTCCTTGCCGGACGCCGACGGCAAGACCGTCTCGTTGAGCGACTACCGCGGCCGTTCCGTCGTGGTCTACTTCTACCCGGCGGCCAGCACCCCGGGCTGCACGAAGGAGGCCTGCGACTTCCGGGACAGCCTCGCGGCGCTCAACGACGCCGGTTTCGACGTCGTGGGCATCTCCCCGGACAAGCCGGCCAAGCTCGCCACCTTCCGGGACGCCCAGGGCTTGACCTTCCCGCTGCTGGCCGACGAGGACAAGTCGGTCATGACGGCGTGGGGCGCGTTCGGGGAGAAGAAGAACTACGGCAGGGTCGTGCAGGGCGTGATCCGGTCGACCTTCGTGGTGGACCCGGAGGGCAAGATCGCCAAGGCGCTGTACAACGTCAAGGCCACCGGCCACGTCGAGCGGCTCCGCAAGGACCTGGGCGTCTGA
- a CDS encoding helix-turn-helix domain-containing protein: MTVSPTVRRRRLAAELRRLRAQAEVTQQQAAAHLGCTQAKIGRFETAKRSPSVGDVSALLDFYGVEGCERDQLINLARDARKRGWWHSYSDVLPEWYETYVGLEAEASSIHTYESEAIPGLLQTREYAYAITKATLIKASDSEISRRVDLRIQRQQRVTGENPLELWAVVGEAALRRRVGGPGVLRRQLEHLLKLVQLPHVTLQVMPLDAGAHPAQAGPFVILRYSNRIDPDVVYLETHVGGLYLEREVELANYMTMMDHLRAHAVDPDGSVELMQQRIGEL; this comes from the coding sequence ATGACAGTCAGTCCCACGGTGCGTCGCCGCCGCCTCGCTGCCGAGCTGCGGCGACTGCGGGCGCAAGCGGAGGTCACCCAGCAGCAGGCCGCTGCCCACCTCGGGTGCACGCAGGCCAAGATCGGGCGGTTCGAGACCGCGAAGCGTTCACCGTCGGTCGGCGACGTCTCGGCCCTGCTGGACTTCTACGGGGTCGAGGGGTGCGAGCGGGACCAGCTGATCAACCTCGCGCGCGATGCCCGGAAACGCGGTTGGTGGCACTCGTACAGCGATGTCCTGCCCGAGTGGTACGAGACCTACGTGGGTTTGGAGGCGGAAGCGTCGTCGATCCACACCTACGAGTCCGAGGCCATTCCCGGGCTGCTCCAGACGCGCGAGTACGCGTACGCGATCACCAAGGCCACCCTGATCAAGGCGAGCGACTCGGAGATCAGCCGGCGGGTCGACCTGCGCATCCAGCGCCAGCAGCGGGTGACCGGTGAGAACCCGTTGGAGCTCTGGGCGGTCGTGGGGGAAGCCGCGCTGCGGAGGCGGGTCGGCGGCCCCGGTGTGCTGCGTCGCCAGCTGGAGCACCTGCTCAAGCTCGTGCAGCTGCCGCACGTGACGTTGCAGGTGATGCCGCTGGACGCGGGAGCGCACCCGGCGCAGGCCGGACCGTTCGTGATCCTGCGGTACTCGAACCGCATCGACCCGGACGTGGTCTACCTGGAGACGCACGTGGGCGGCCTCTACCTCGAACGCGAGGTGGAGCTGGCCAACTACATGACCATGATGGACCACCTGCGTGCGCACGCGGTCGATCCGGACGGCTCCGTCGAACTGATGCAACAACGCATAGGGGAGTTGTAG
- a CDS encoding DUF5701 family protein, with translation MTATTPTRDLGSPVTSAAVLPPLADQAERLIDLGVPEIAGLAADDLRAFAGRGSDGALLALHPDRAPASVLAPLLRRGDKPGFVVTDMPDVDRFAPTGVDVPDAPLYLVTGLDRGDHLANWSPEEALPELTAAGRTPLLITEGVHWVLQQPSALERNHCFMTIGSRLRKDNGAFDSRTPALWISNGTGRDGAERRNAPKVGWCWWGNRHTWLGFASATGREA, from the coding sequence ATGACCGCCACCACCCCGACCCGCGACCTGGGGAGCCCCGTGACCTCCGCTGCCGTCCTCCCGCCGCTCGCCGACCAAGCGGAACGCCTCATCGACCTCGGCGTGCCCGAGATCGCCGGGCTCGCCGCCGACGACCTGCGCGCCTTCGCCGGACGCGGCAGCGACGGCGCCCTGCTCGCCCTCCACCCCGACCGGGCGCCCGCGTCCGTGCTCGCGCCCCTGCTCCGCCGCGGCGACAAGCCCGGGTTCGTGGTCACCGACATGCCGGACGTCGACCGGTTCGCGCCGACCGGCGTCGACGTGCCCGACGCGCCGCTGTACCTCGTCACCGGGCTCGACCGCGGCGACCACCTGGCCAACTGGAGCCCGGAGGAAGCCCTGCCAGAGCTGACCGCGGCGGGACGCACACCGCTGCTCATCACCGAAGGCGTCCACTGGGTGCTGCAGCAGCCGTCCGCGCTGGAACGCAACCACTGCTTCATGACCATCGGATCCCGGCTGCGCAAGGACAACGGCGCCTTCGACTCCCGCACCCCGGCGCTGTGGATCAGCAACGGCACCGGGCGGGACGGCGCGGAACGGCGGAACGCGCCGAAGGTCGGCTGGTGCTGGTGGGGCAACCGCCACACCTGGCTCGGCTTCGCCTCCGCCACGGGCCGCGAGGCCTGA